DNA sequence from the Maribacter dokdonensis DSW-8 genome:
TTAGTAAACCAACCTTAATTATTCAACAAAATGAAAACCTTTTGTATTCGAAGTCTATTTTTCACAAGTTTAATGCTATTATGCCTTGCTTGTGCAGAGAAGAAGAAAGAACGAATTGCAATGCCTAGCACTGATTTATCTAAAGTTAGTCTAATACCCAAACCTTTAAAAACCATACCTACAAATTCTGCATTTGCATTAGATCAATTTACGGCAATATACACTTCTAAAAATGCAACTGGCTTTGAAGAGGTTGGTACGTTCTTAGCTACTAAATTAAAAGACAAAATTAACCTAAGTATACCCGTAAATAGTGAAGGTTCTAACACAATAGAACGTGTAATCTACATCAACCAAAGTGACAGTACCGATTTAGAAACACCAGAAGCCTACCAATTATATATTAACCAAGATTCTATCATCATAAACTCCAATACGGCAGAAGGTGCGTTTAGAGGTATACAAACACTAAGACAATTGGTGCCGCTTAAAAGTAATGACACTTTGGCTCCACAGAAAATATGGCCAGTACCATCGGGTAAAATAATTGATAACCCAAATTTTGCCTACCGAGGTTCTATGTTAGATGTTGCAAGACATTTTTTTAGTGTAGATGATGTAAAGAAATATATAGACCTATTATCATATTACAAGATAAACGTTCTTCACTTACACCTTAGTGATGACCAAGGTTGGCGTATAGAAATAAAATCTTGGCCCAAGCTTATAGAAATTGGCGGAAGCACTGAAGTTGGTGGCGAAGCAGGAGGATTTTATACTCAAGAAGATTATAAGGAAATCGTGCGTTATGCAGCGGAAAGGTATATGACCATTATACCAGAGATTGATATGCCGGGCCATACCAATGCCGCTTCGGTTTCATATCCTTTTTTAAACGGAAACGGAAAAACACCTAAACTGTACGAAGGTATGCGTGTTGGTTTTAGCACGTTTGACACAAGAAAAGATACCGTATATGCATTTATAGATGATGTAGTAGAAGAAATTGCTGCCATTACGCCTGGTCCATATTTTCATGTAGGTGGAGATGAAAGCCATGTAACTAAAAAGAAAGATTACATACACTTTATAAATAAGGTAGAAAAAATAGTTCAAAAACATGGCAAACGAATGATCGGATGGGATGAAGTTGCCATTGCAGATGTAGATTCAACCTCAATTTCACAATGGTGGGCCAGTGAGGAAAATGCCAAAAAAGCGGTTGACAAAGGCATGCAAATTATAGTGTCCCCTGCAAAGAAAGCATACTTGGATATGGAGTATGATACCCTTTCTAAATTCGGGTTGCACTGGGCAGCATATATACCGGTAGATACCGCATACATTTGGACACCAGAAGAATATGGTATTCCGTTAGAAAATATTTTAGGTGTAGAAGCGCCGCTTTGGTCAGAAACCATTAGTAATATTGATGAGCTAGAGTATTTAGCTTTTCCTAGAATTATTGGCTATTCTGAACTTAGTTGGAGTATTAAGGAAAACAGAAACTGGGAAGACTATAGAGTAAGACTGGCAGACCAAGCTCCATTTTTAGATCGTATGGACGTTAAGTACTATCCTTCTGCTCTAATTGATTGGAAGAAAAGTGAATATACCTATGAAACCATAGAAAAAGACTAAAGATTAATAGTCCATTAAAAAAGCCTTGATCGTTGTGACCAAGGCTTTTTTTATTTATTATTACAATATAAAGGTTATTTCTCCTCAGAAGCTTCTTCGCTGGCAACCTCTTCGCTTGAAAAATCGGTGATTTTATTATCTACCAATATATTGTACCATTGGATTACCTTTTTAATGTCACTAACATAAACGCGATCCTCATCGTAGTTAGGTA
Encoded proteins:
- a CDS encoding family 20 glycosylhydrolase, with protein sequence MKTFCIRSLFFTSLMLLCLACAEKKKERIAMPSTDLSKVSLIPKPLKTIPTNSAFALDQFTAIYTSKNATGFEEVGTFLATKLKDKINLSIPVNSEGSNTIERVIYINQSDSTDLETPEAYQLYINQDSIIINSNTAEGAFRGIQTLRQLVPLKSNDTLAPQKIWPVPSGKIIDNPNFAYRGSMLDVARHFFSVDDVKKYIDLLSYYKINVLHLHLSDDQGWRIEIKSWPKLIEIGGSTEVGGEAGGFYTQEDYKEIVRYAAERYMTIIPEIDMPGHTNAASVSYPFLNGNGKTPKLYEGMRVGFSTFDTRKDTVYAFIDDVVEEIAAITPGPYFHVGGDESHVTKKKDYIHFINKVEKIVQKHGKRMIGWDEVAIADVDSTSISQWWASEENAKKAVDKGMQIIVSPAKKAYLDMEYDTLSKFGLHWAAYIPVDTAYIWTPEEYGIPLENILGVEAPLWSETISNIDELEYLAFPRIIGYSELSWSIKENRNWEDYRVRLADQAPFLDRMDVKYYPSALIDWKKSEYTYETIEKD